From the genome of Hydrogenophilus thermoluteolus, one region includes:
- the cobJ gene encoding precorrin-3B C(17)-methyltransferase, whose protein sequence is MSTKGTLYLVGIGPGSEAHMTDAARAAIAAADVVIGYVTYLRLVADLTAGKTIIKKGMTEEIDRAQEAIAYARRGHTVALISSGDVGIYGMAGPTFEALLASGWRPDAEADIQVEVVPGVTALSAVAALVGAPLTHDFCAISLSDLLTPWPVIARRIAAAAAADFVVALYNPKSGRRTQQIVEAQWLLLQHRASTTPVAIVKSAYRKRQQIQMTTLAEMAECEIGMLSTVLVGNSNTFVAHGKMVTPRGYGNKYAADGTPLPGERPAHSLSQGLSGTIAAIQTSPASNEALAAQLQLPLAYIERLRTLSPHPSTSGDDR, encoded by the coding sequence ATGAGTACCAAAGGAACGCTCTATCTCGTCGGCATCGGCCCTGGGAGCGAAGCGCACATGACCGATGCCGCGCGCGCAGCGATCGCAGCGGCCGATGTGGTGATCGGCTACGTCACCTATTTGCGGCTCGTTGCCGATCTCACCGCCGGGAAAACGATCATCAAAAAAGGGATGACCGAAGAGATCGACCGCGCACAAGAAGCGATCGCATACGCCCGACGCGGACACACCGTCGCGTTGATCTCCTCCGGGGACGTCGGCATCTACGGCATGGCTGGCCCCACCTTCGAAGCGCTTTTGGCCAGCGGCTGGCGCCCCGATGCCGAAGCGGATATTCAGGTCGAGGTCGTACCGGGCGTCACCGCGCTCTCTGCGGTCGCGGCTCTTGTCGGCGCACCGCTCACCCACGACTTCTGCGCGATCTCGCTTTCTGACCTCCTAACGCCGTGGCCGGTGATTGCCCGACGCATCGCCGCCGCTGCCGCCGCCGACTTCGTCGTCGCGCTCTACAACCCCAAATCGGGACGACGCACCCAGCAGATCGTCGAAGCGCAATGGCTGCTTTTGCAACACCGTGCCTCCACCACACCAGTAGCCATCGTCAAATCGGCATACCGCAAACGGCAGCAGATCCAGATGACGACGCTTGCCGAAATGGCCGAATGCGAAATCGGTATGCTCTCGACCGTGCTTGTGGGCAACAGCAACACCTTCGTCGCGCACGGAAAAATGGTCACACCGCGCGGCTACGGCAACAAATACGCCGCCGACGGTACCCCGTTACCCGGCGAACGCCCGGCACACTCGCTCTCGCAGGGGCTCAGCGGCACGATTGCCGCGATTCAAACTTCCCCAGCCAGCAACGAAGCGCTCGCGGCCCAACTGCAGTTACCGCTTGCCTACATCGAACGGCTCCGCACCTTGTCACCGCACCCGAGCACGTCCGGAGATGATCGCTAA
- a CDS encoding cobalt-precorrin-5B (C(1))-methyltransferase has protein sequence MTGHADPNAKRRAHRGRTGFTTGACAAAAARAAAQGLLTGAIPDAIETKLPNGQRVVFPIHEKRLYPDGRATAVVIKDAGDDPDVTDKAPITATVAWVSVPGLFVAAGEGVGIVTRPGIGLPVGEPAINPVPRQNLCENLSELLGAAPPATCAALPTSPLPERAVCLTPELPNCADHGLLVTIAVPGGETLAKRTLNPRLGIVGGISILGTTGIVRPYSTAAFRASVVQAIGVARAQGCDTVVLTTGGRTEKAMMALWPELPEAAFVQMGDFVRTAFDAARKNGIRHLIIGAMVGKLTKMAQGMPVTHAGKGEVDRTLLADCARAVGAPSALVAEIAAAETARFAAERLAELGLDVAFHSALAARAWHTLKTKYWPGSARRLTIQTVDFAGNAVARIDESTAPQWLAEWEER, from the coding sequence GTGACCGGCCACGCAGATCCCAACGCCAAGCGGCGCGCCCACCGCGGTCGCACCGGATTCACCACCGGCGCGTGTGCCGCCGCAGCAGCGCGTGCGGCGGCACAAGGGTTACTCACCGGCGCGATCCCGGATGCGATCGAAACCAAGCTCCCCAACGGGCAACGCGTCGTCTTCCCCATCCACGAAAAGCGCCTTTATCCCGACGGACGCGCCACCGCGGTCGTGATCAAAGACGCAGGAGACGACCCCGACGTCACCGACAAAGCGCCCATCACCGCAACCGTTGCCTGGGTCTCCGTCCCTGGCCTTTTCGTGGCTGCTGGCGAAGGGGTTGGCATCGTCACGCGCCCTGGCATTGGTCTTCCCGTGGGCGAACCCGCGATCAACCCGGTGCCGCGGCAAAATTTGTGTGAGAATCTGAGCGAACTGTTGGGTGCAGCACCTCCAGCCACCTGCGCCGCGCTACCCACTTCCCCCCTTCCCGAACGCGCTGTCTGCCTGACGCCGGAACTTCCGAACTGCGCGGACCACGGTCTTCTCGTCACCATCGCAGTGCCTGGGGGCGAAACGCTTGCCAAACGCACGCTCAACCCGCGTTTGGGAATCGTGGGCGGCATTTCGATCCTGGGAACTACCGGCATCGTTCGCCCATACTCCACCGCGGCGTTTCGCGCAAGCGTCGTCCAAGCGATCGGGGTTGCGCGTGCCCAAGGGTGTGACACCGTCGTATTGACCACCGGTGGGCGCACCGAAAAGGCGATGATGGCGCTGTGGCCGGAGCTGCCCGAAGCGGCGTTCGTCCAGATGGGGGACTTCGTCCGCACCGCGTTCGATGCCGCGCGCAAAAACGGGATCCGCCACCTGATCATCGGCGCGATGGTCGGCAAACTCACCAAAATGGCGCAAGGAATGCCCGTCACCCACGCCGGAAAAGGGGAGGTAGATCGCACCTTGCTTGCCGACTGCGCGCGGGCCGTCGGCGCGCCGTCCGCCCTGGTTGCTGAGATCGCCGCCGCCGAAACGGCCCGTTTTGCCGCAGAACGATTGGCCGAACTTGGCCTCGACGTCGCGTTTCACTCGGCGCTTGCTGCACGCGCCTGGCACACGCTCAAAACGAAATATTGGCCGGGGTCGGCTCGGCGGCTCACCATCCAAACCGTCGATTTTGCCGGCAATGCGGTGGCGCGCATCGATGAATCCACAGCGCCGCAGTGGCTTGCAGAATGGGAGGAACGATGA
- a CDS encoding cobalt-precorrin 5A hydrolase — protein sequence MTPTMPPKPTNPTPEAPTQTSPNQAAIWQAARSTFAAPAFVAITRHGAQTAARARAAVAPHAPLYLPEKYAATLGEAAHIRPYASKTADAIATLWQQHDALVAVVSLGAIVRLIAPLLADKNRDPAVVVIDDSGRFVIPVLSGHLGGANALAQAIAEALGATCVLTTASDSQKSLAVDLLGRELDWRFQASHDTVVHVSAAVVNGDPVLLWQTCDHDRDWWSHHAGGRRGIPLPQHIHVRHVSPDSPFPSELANHFRALLWVGRIPPPPQVRAAFPERLIHYAPPERIDRTRVAVGVGCDRGTPAETIATALQEALARLPEPATIVHCASITLKRDESGLHEALAPYLHAGASLSFYPPEALAAIPVPSPSETVRRYTGTPSVAEAAALLAAGWRASTLAEHPGYPMLPVEKLRRRGSDGRNVTISLAYCYQPPEGTKPDGATRNASERDVYRSLCSEPR from the coding sequence ATGACACCAACGATGCCCCCCAAGCCAACGAACCCGACGCCAGAAGCCCCGACTCAAACATCTCCCAACCAAGCTGCCATCTGGCAAGCGGCGCGCAGTACGTTCGCCGCCCCTGCGTTCGTCGCGATCACCCGCCACGGCGCTCAGACCGCGGCCCGCGCGCGCGCCGCGGTCGCCCCACACGCACCGCTCTACCTCCCCGAAAAATATGCCGCAACGCTTGGCGAAGCGGCTCATATTCGCCCCTACGCCAGCAAAACGGCGGACGCGATCGCGACGCTGTGGCAGCAACACGACGCCCTTGTCGCGGTCGTCTCACTGGGTGCGATCGTCCGCCTCATTGCGCCGCTCCTTGCCGACAAAAACCGCGACCCAGCGGTCGTCGTGATCGACGACTCCGGCCGCTTCGTCATCCCCGTGCTCTCGGGCCACTTGGGTGGCGCCAACGCGTTGGCGCAAGCGATTGCCGAAGCGCTGGGAGCCACCTGTGTGCTCACCACCGCATCCGACAGCCAGAAAAGCCTTGCGGTCGACCTTTTGGGCCGCGAACTCGACTGGCGCTTCCAAGCCAGCCACGACACGGTCGTCCATGTCTCGGCTGCCGTCGTCAATGGGGACCCCGTGCTCCTGTGGCAAACGTGCGACCACGACCGCGACTGGTGGTCCCACCACGCCGGCGGCCGCCGCGGCATACCACTGCCCCAACACATCCACGTGCGGCACGTTTCGCCGGACAGCCCCTTTCCCAGCGAACTCGCCAACCACTTCCGCGCGCTCCTTTGGGTGGGTCGCATCCCACCCCCGCCGCAGGTCCGCGCAGCGTTCCCAGAACGGCTCATCCATTACGCGCCGCCGGAGCGGATCGACCGCACCCGCGTTGCCGTCGGTGTCGGTTGCGACCGGGGCACCCCTGCGGAAACGATCGCCACGGCCCTGCAGGAAGCGTTGGCACGTCTGCCCGAACCGGCCACAATCGTCCATTGCGCGTCGATCACCCTGAAGCGCGACGAATCGGGGTTACACGAAGCGTTGGCGCCCTACCTTCACGCTGGCGCCAGCCTCTCGTTCTACCCGCCCGAAGCGCTCGCCGCGATTCCGGTTCCTTCCCCTTCGGAGACGGTGCGCCGTTATACCGGCACCCCTTCGGTTGCCGAAGCGGCGGCGCTGCTCGCAGCGGGGTGGCGCGCATCGACCCTGGCCGAACATCCGGGCTACCCGATGCTCCCGGTGGAAAAACTGCGCCGTCGCGGCAGTGACGGGCGCAACGTCACCATCTCCCTCGCCTACTGTTACCAACCCCCTGAAGGAACGAAACCCGATGGCGCAACCCGCAACGCATCCGAACGCGACGTGTACCGCTCGCTTTGCTCTGAACCCCGCTGA
- a CDS encoding adenosylcobinamide-GDP ribazoletransferase, with amino-acid sequence MRSLHREWRRFAQALRYFTRLPCPSAGRYRAAHVPRTLPYFPWVGLIVGGLSAGAYLVASTLFASASLAALCALATHLIVTGAFHEDGLADTVDGFGGGYDTIRVLAIMKDSRVGTFGAVALWLALTLQWQALTLLGSAHGVFAVCSALVAAHAAARFIVLIPMTRLPYLRSADGSKAYPFAAAKLTRGEWAKAGLAIVLPLAALPLAVASGMIAGIGLGAGYWIWRTDKRLGGFTGDVLGAIESTAFTTGLLGILCAWNSI; translated from the coding sequence ATGCGTTCTTTACACCGTGAATGGAGGCGCTTCGCGCAAGCGCTCCGCTACTTCACGCGCTTACCCTGCCCAAGCGCCGGGCGCTATCGCGCCGCGCACGTTCCGCGCACCCTGCCCTATTTTCCCTGGGTCGGACTCATCGTAGGGGGACTGAGCGCAGGCGCGTACCTCGTCGCTTCCACCCTTTTCGCCAGTGCCTCGCTTGCGGCGCTCTGCGCCCTAGCAACCCACCTTATCGTCACAGGCGCATTTCACGAAGACGGACTGGCCGACACCGTCGATGGCTTTGGCGGCGGCTACGATACAATTCGCGTTCTTGCCATCATGAAGGATTCTCGCGTCGGCACGTTCGGCGCAGTCGCACTGTGGCTGGCATTGACCCTGCAGTGGCAGGCGCTCACCCTGCTGGGCAGCGCCCATGGTGTTTTCGCCGTCTGCAGCGCGCTCGTCGCTGCCCATGCGGCTGCCCGCTTCATCGTTCTCATACCGATGACGCGCCTGCCCTATTTGCGTTCCGCCGATGGCAGCAAGGCCTACCCCTTCGCCGCCGCCAAACTGACTCGCGGCGAATGGGCGAAAGCGGGACTGGCGATCGTACTGCCCTTAGCCGCGCTGCCGCTTGCGGTGGCATCGGGCATGATCGCCGGCATCGGGCTTGGTGCCGGCTACTGGATCTGGCGCACCGACAAGCGCTTGGGCGGCTTTACCGGTGACGTGCTCGGCGCGATCGAATCGACGGCCTTTACCACAGGATTACTAGGAATTTTGTGCGCATGGAACTCTATTTGA
- the cobT gene encoding nicotinate-nucleotide--dimethylbenzimidazole phosphoribosyltransferase, translating to MRPTPAPIDETLAPKLQHKIDRKTKPLGALGRLEAVALQLGLIQNRLDPSAHHPYALVFAADHGLTRAHPVSAYPREVTWQMVLNFLAGGAAINVFCRTFGIPLKVVDAGVDHLFTPHPDLIDAKLAFGSNDAVTAPALGLELAHRAVATGAEIVNRLPDSLDVLILGEMGIGNTATATLLLHCFTGLPLATLVGRGTGLDDAGVARKRAVLETALARGGISSDPWQILAEYGGLEIAQMAGAMLAASERRVAVLVDGFIATAAAVTALAITPEIRPYLIFTHCSNEQGHRAVLDHLGVSPLLDLDLRLGEGTGAALAYPLVQAAAAFLNEMASFESAGVADRA from the coding sequence ATGCGCCCAACACCCGCGCCGATCGACGAAACCCTGGCCCCCAAACTCCAACACAAAATCGACCGCAAAACGAAACCCCTGGGTGCGCTGGGGCGGCTCGAAGCGGTGGCGTTGCAACTCGGATTGATCCAGAACCGCCTCGACCCAAGCGCGCACCACCCCTACGCCCTCGTCTTCGCCGCCGATCACGGCCTCACCCGTGCCCACCCGGTCTCTGCCTACCCCCGTGAAGTCACCTGGCAGATGGTGCTGAACTTCCTCGCAGGGGGCGCTGCGATCAACGTCTTTTGCCGCACCTTCGGCATTCCGCTGAAAGTGGTCGACGCTGGGGTCGACCACCTCTTCACACCGCACCCCGATCTCATCGACGCGAAACTCGCTTTTGGCAGCAACGATGCGGTCACCGCACCCGCGCTGGGCTTGGAACTCGCCCACCGCGCCGTCGCCACCGGAGCGGAAATCGTCAACCGCCTACCGGATTCCCTCGACGTCCTGATCCTGGGCGAAATGGGGATCGGCAACACCGCTACCGCCACCCTCTTGTTGCACTGCTTCACGGGGTTGCCGCTTGCCACGCTGGTCGGTCGCGGCACAGGGCTCGACGACGCCGGCGTCGCGCGCAAACGCGCCGTGCTGGAAACCGCATTGGCGCGCGGCGGCATTTCTTCGGACCCGTGGCAGATCCTCGCCGAATATGGCGGACTGGAAATCGCCCAAATGGCGGGCGCGATGCTCGCCGCCAGCGAACGCCGCGTCGCGGTGCTGGTCGACGGCTTCATCGCCACCGCAGCGGCCGTCACGGCGCTGGCGATCACCCCCGAAATCCGCCCCTACCTGATCTTCACCCACTGCTCGAACGAACAGGGACACCGCGCCGTGCTCGACCACCTGGGCGTATCGCCCCTCCTTGACCTCGACCTGCGGCTGGGCGAAGGGACCGGCGCGGCGCTCGCCTACCCGCTCGTACAAGCCGCCGCCGCGTTTCTCAACGAAATGGCGAGCTTCGAATCGGCTGGCGTCGCCGACCGCGCGTGA
- the cobI gene encoding precorrin-2 C(20)-methyltransferase: MTVSPHFLSETTPPAAATTEALGTLYGISLGPGNPDWITRGAWRILTGTARWAYPVRKQGGESVALTIANRAGLTTPADAIELHFPMSHDPLVLTRAWARAAEAILPTLLAGRDVAVLVEGDASTYATFQYLAAAVRERAPRIRVDTLPGVNSFTAAAAAAAIPLAAQEERIAVLPANYGLSLIETVLPHFETLILLKVKPLWPTLVAWLSERSLLAHALLAERIGMPDERILRGEALHDLADATLSYLALLILRNPNATPVGERIRGCRKKTAASPRTSVTVPASEAKPHESHAAVASPRNPGPQ; the protein is encoded by the coding sequence ATGACTGTTTCGCCACACTTCCTGTCTGAGACCACACCTCCAGCCGCCGCAACGACCGAGGCGCTGGGCACCCTTTACGGAATCTCGCTTGGCCCCGGCAACCCGGATTGGATCACCCGCGGCGCATGGCGCATCCTCACCGGCACGGCACGGTGGGCCTATCCGGTACGCAAACAGGGTGGCGAATCGGTCGCGCTGACGATCGCGAACCGGGCAGGCTTGACCACCCCGGCGGACGCGATCGAACTCCATTTCCCGATGAGCCACGATCCCCTTGTCCTCACCAGGGCGTGGGCCCGCGCCGCGGAGGCGATCCTACCCACCCTGCTTGCGGGTCGCGACGTTGCGGTTCTTGTCGAAGGCGACGCCTCGACCTACGCCACGTTCCAATATCTGGCTGCGGCCGTGCGCGAACGCGCCCCCCGGATTCGCGTCGACACCCTACCCGGCGTCAATAGCTTCACTGCTGCCGCGGCAGCCGCAGCGATTCCCCTTGCTGCACAGGAAGAACGCATCGCGGTGCTTCCCGCCAACTATGGTTTGTCACTCATCGAAACGGTCTTGCCCCACTTCGAGACCCTGATCCTGCTCAAAGTCAAACCCCTCTGGCCTACGCTCGTTGCCTGGCTCAGCGAACGGTCGTTGCTTGCGCATGCGCTCCTTGCGGAACGGATCGGCATGCCCGACGAACGCATCCTTCGCGGCGAAGCGCTTCACGACCTTGCCGACGCCACGCTCAGTTACCTCGCGCTCCTCATCCTGCGTAACCCCAACGCGACGCCGGTCGGCGAACGCATTCGCGGCTGTCGCAAAAAGACCGCGGCATCTCCACGCACCAGCGTGACCGTTCCCGCATCCGAAGCGAAACCCCATGAATCCCACGCCGCTGTCGCAAGCCCCAGGAACCCAGGCCCCCAGTAA
- a CDS encoding 4a-hydroxytetrahydrobiopterin dehydratase yields the protein MAQLDDTDRQTLETVLFPRGWQRDGETLKRTYRFADFVQAFGWMNQVALVAERINHHPEWRNVWNRVEVTLTTHDAGGLTAKDVALAQAMEQLAMPFLADRTA from the coding sequence ATGGCTCAGCTCGACGACACCGACCGGCAGACCCTCGAAACCGTTCTGTTTCCGCGCGGCTGGCAACGCGACGGCGAAACACTCAAACGCACCTACCGCTTTGCCGACTTTGTCCAGGCGTTCGGCTGGATGAACCAAGTAGCACTCGTTGCCGAACGGATAAACCACCACCCCGAATGGCGCAACGTCTGGAACCGGGTCGAAGTCACCCTCACGACCCACGACGCCGGTGGCCTCACCGCGAAGGACGTCGCGCTTGCCCAAGCGATGGAACAACTCGCGATGCCGTTCTTGGCCGACCGCACCGCGTAG
- a CDS encoding histidine phosphatase family protein: MELYLIRHPKTAAPDGVCYGQSEWPLAEDPEAVAARLTPLLPEHFHLYSSPSERAAELARALGRPSYDDRLLEIDFGEWEGVPFATIDPELIARWAANPFGFQPPGGESAAEMAIRALEWWQETRERRLDVDAIVVVAHAGPLKAIAGHLLGLPRERWLALDFACSHATRIDVAPWGATLKWFNR; encoded by the coding sequence ATGGAACTCTATTTGATCCGACACCCCAAAACGGCAGCACCCGACGGCGTCTGCTACGGCCAGAGCGAATGGCCACTCGCGGAAGACCCGGAAGCGGTCGCAGCGCGCCTCACGCCACTGCTGCCCGAACACTTCCACCTCTACAGCAGCCCCAGCGAACGGGCCGCGGAACTCGCCCGCGCGTTGGGCCGTCCGTCCTACGACGACCGGTTATTGGAAATCGATTTTGGCGAATGGGAAGGCGTCCCGTTTGCGACGATCGACCCCGAGCTCATCGCCCGGTGGGCGGCGAACCCGTTCGGCTTCCAGCCCCCCGGCGGCGAATCGGCCGCCGAAATGGCGATCCGCGCGCTCGAATGGTGGCAGGAGACGCGCGAACGCCGTCTCGACGTCGATGCCATCGTCGTCGTCGCCCACGCCGGCCCGTTGAAAGCGATTGCCGGACACCTCTTGGGGCTGCCGCGCGAACGGTGGCTCGCACTCGACTTTGCCTGTAGTCACGCCACCCGCATCGACGTCGCACCCTGGGGCGCGACACTGAAATGGTTCAACCGCTAG
- the cbiE gene encoding precorrin-6y C5,15-methyltransferase (decarboxylating) subunit CbiE, producing the protein MNPTVIGWLPGEPLLPAVTDALAQATLVFGAKGFAPLAERFAPNAHFEPFEAWLAQLPERCARAIVQGERVVVATTGDPLFHGAAAALLAHFGPDAVTVLPERSSVQLACARLGIPWHNATLVSAHGKVREPWSWKNAPHHPLRPVLVAAAHNRSPIVALTAPGAGATEIASALTELSLAHRYRISVAARIGLDGEALWRDLEPSQAAATAFPHPHIAILTSTTPGTEAAFGWDDDAYAQRQPEKGLITKREVRAVALALLALTPHDTVWDIGAGSGSVGLEAARLTPEGAVWAFEKNADDVAIALTNARRFHAANWTIRHTKAPAGLEEAPDPNAVFIGGSGGELAELLTYCWQRIAPGGRLIATFVTLENLATATAAMTALDAPWHATQLWAARTKPILAMHRFAAENPVWLVAATKEPS; encoded by the coding sequence ATGAATCCGACCGTCATCGGCTGGCTACCCGGAGAACCGCTTCTGCCCGCAGTCACCGACGCGCTGGCACAGGCCACCCTCGTTTTCGGGGCGAAGGGGTTTGCCCCGCTTGCCGAACGGTTTGCGCCCAACGCCCATTTCGAACCGTTCGAAGCGTGGCTCGCGCAACTGCCAGAGCGGTGCGCTCGTGCGATCGTACAAGGAGAACGGGTGGTCGTTGCGACCACGGGGGATCCCCTCTTTCACGGCGCAGCGGCCGCACTGCTTGCGCACTTCGGTCCCGACGCGGTCACGGTGCTGCCTGAGCGCAGTTCGGTCCAACTGGCCTGTGCGCGTCTGGGTATCCCCTGGCACAACGCCACGCTCGTCTCCGCGCACGGCAAAGTACGCGAACCGTGGTCGTGGAAGAACGCTCCCCACCATCCGTTGCGCCCCGTGCTCGTAGCGGCTGCGCACAACCGATCACCGATCGTCGCATTGACGGCGCCCGGTGCTGGCGCAACCGAAATCGCCAGTGCGCTCACCGAGCTATCCCTGGCGCATCGGTACCGCATCAGCGTCGCTGCGCGCATCGGGCTCGACGGCGAAGCGCTGTGGCGCGATCTCGAACCGTCGCAGGCTGCCGCAACCGCGTTTCCCCACCCGCACATCGCGATCTTGACCAGCACCACCCCCGGCACCGAAGCGGCTTTCGGCTGGGACGACGACGCTTACGCCCAACGACAACCGGAAAAAGGGCTGATCACCAAACGGGAAGTGCGCGCGGTGGCGCTTGCGCTTCTTGCCCTCACCCCACACGACACCGTCTGGGACATCGGCGCCGGGTCGGGCAGCGTCGGCCTCGAAGCGGCCCGCCTCACCCCCGAAGGGGCGGTATGGGCATTCGAAAAAAACGCAGACGACGTCGCGATCGCCCTGACCAACGCGCGCCGCTTTCACGCGGCCAACTGGACGATTCGCCACACCAAAGCGCCCGCTGGGCTCGAGGAAGCCCCCGACCCCAACGCGGTCTTCATCGGCGGCTCCGGTGGCGAACTGGCCGAACTCCTGACCTACTGTTGGCAACGCATCGCCCCTGGCGGACGGCTCATCGCCACCTTCGTGACCCTGGAAAACTTGGCTACCGCCACCGCGGCGATGACCGCACTCGACGCCCCGTGGCACGCCACCCAACTGTGGGCGGCACGCACCAAACCCATCCTGGCGATGCACCGCTTCGCCGCCGAAAACCCGGTCTGGCTCGTTGCGGCGACGAAGGAGCCATCATGA
- the bluB gene encoding 5,6-dimethylbenzimidazole synthase, with the protein MIANAFAPAERAAVYRAITERRDVRRHFLPDPIPEPLLMRLLDAAHHAPSVGFSQPWEFVIVRDPQTKARVHAAFAKANEEAAMRFSGERRTRYRQLKLEGIREAPINLLVACNRRRGGPVVLGRTHQRSMDLFSCVCAIQNLWLAARAEGIGVGWVSIIRRQALREIFHLPHHVVPIAYLCLGWVREFLPEPELQQVGWAKRDPLSDHLHWERYAAPANELGIIDGSTPQE; encoded by the coding sequence ATGATCGCTAACGCTTTCGCTCCCGCTGAACGCGCTGCGGTCTACCGCGCGATTACCGAACGGCGCGACGTGCGCCGCCACTTTCTCCCCGACCCCATCCCGGAACCGCTTCTGATGCGCCTCTTGGACGCTGCGCACCATGCCCCTTCCGTCGGATTTTCCCAACCGTGGGAATTTGTCATCGTGCGCGACCCACAAACCAAAGCACGGGTGCACGCCGCATTTGCCAAAGCCAACGAAGAAGCCGCAATGCGCTTCAGCGGCGAACGGCGCACCCGCTATCGCCAACTCAAACTCGAAGGGATTCGCGAAGCCCCGATCAACCTCCTGGTTGCCTGCAACCGTCGCCGCGGCGGCCCCGTGGTACTCGGTCGCACCCACCAGCGTTCGATGGATCTCTTCTCCTGCGTCTGCGCGATCCAAAACCTCTGGCTGGCGGCGCGCGCCGAAGGGATCGGCGTCGGCTGGGTCAGCATCATTCGGCGCCAAGCACTCCGAGAGATCTTTCATTTGCCCCACCACGTCGTCCCGATCGCCTATCTCTGCCTGGGATGGGTGCGCGAATTCCTTCCCGAACCGGAATTGCAGCAAGTCGGTTGGGCCAAGCGCGACCCCCTTTCAGACCACCTCCACTGGGAGCGCTACGCAGCACCAGCGAACGAATTGGGTATCATCGACGGATCGACGCCACAGGAGTAA
- the cobU gene encoding bifunctional adenosylcobinamide kinase/adenosylcobinamide-phosphate guanylyltransferase — translation MPPTPSAQATVHLILGGARSGKSRYAESLAHAAPPPVAYLATAHAGDDEMATRIAHHRAQRPNTWHTIEAPYHLSRALDAALTNANTVVIDCLTLWLSNWLLWWETAWSPPHALPPTPRDASDVTRRAAWEAERAALLENLAKAAPHHTILLVANEVGLGIVPNDPLARHFRDEAGWLNQAVAAVATRVTFVAAGLPLPLKS, via the coding sequence ATGCCGCCGACACCCAGCGCCCAAGCAACCGTCCACCTCATTTTGGGGGGCGCCCGCTCCGGCAAGAGCCGCTACGCCGAATCGCTCGCGCACGCCGCCCCGCCCCCCGTTGCGTACCTCGCAACCGCCCATGCGGGCGACGACGAAATGGCGACGCGCATTGCCCACCACCGCGCGCAGCGACCGAACACGTGGCACACGATCGAAGCGCCCTACCACCTGAGCAGAGCGCTCGACGCAGCGCTCACCAACGCCAACACCGTCGTGATCGACTGCCTCACCCTCTGGCTGAGCAATTGGCTGCTCTGGTGGGAAACGGCATGGTCTCCCCCGCACGCTCTGCCACCGACACCACGAGACGCCTCCGATGTCACCCGGCGCGCAGCGTGGGAAGCCGAACGCGCCGCGCTCTTGGAAAATCTCGCCAAAGCGGCCCCGCACCACACGATTCTTCTCGTGGCCAACGAAGTGGGGCTGGGCATCGTCCCCAACGACCCCCTCGCTCGTCACTTCCGTGACGAAGCGGGCTGGCTCAACCAGGCGGTTGCGGCCGTTGCCACCCGGGTTACCTTCGTCGCTGCAGGACTTCCCCTCCCGCTCAAATCCTGA